A single window of Ananas comosus cultivar F153 linkage group 17, ASM154086v1, whole genome shotgun sequence DNA harbors:
- the LOC109723142 gene encoding transcription factor LHW-like — protein sequence MSGFEMFSLREVLRRLCAEIGWSYAVFWRAIGPSHRMLLVWEDGCCGHTSGILGSEASDLLLEEHGLVQKLHNQQAAKYGSQTEESVNALVRKTMMTQVHVIGDGIVGEAAFTGNHRWIVRDSLKDYGSLSKDADEMNQQFAAGIQTIVIIPILPRGVLQLGSTQMLMENVGFLIHTKNLLSQLNNRSGSSFSRLSLDTNPSFVEPILHCSRQLEGETVGARVYTKANLSLGKQGVTNDNGSKIQTQPSVMDSDFTSRLTSLEEQLLFMSHDGLLEPGNNAGSAVQGTGAVRLILNGRDNPNLLEDSNIVSPHLQNKLLNTVDSLGKFGSLLHGSNEITRVLCANSSGTGTSQMIDQRYNNAESSQQNQPSSPYRVTQAVPIEGNEGRHENDLVEAAGLRRSIQNDRQTRSIANSIANESNKIYATENGNGVKDENDCKLSHIRTEKTSLLPLDRSMESDLFDMLGPKFRQFHDGSDNSLGINAFIHSIKSDASPAFDSANDDFSQSGIFSVADTDQLLDAIVSSINPTAKQNSDDSISCKTSQTDIHNSACYGGYAPSSEVKQDELSYLPPVPIKNETAISSYVKPQCSHPQSTGVHKSQIHLWLESGQNMKCDSMPASNSKKLDITGKANRKRSRPGESPRPRPKDRQMIQDRIKELREIVPNGAKCSIDALLEKTIKHMLFLQSVTKYADKLKEKGECKIVDKDGGLLLKDCYEGGATWAFDVGSQSMICPIIVEDLNQPRQMLVEMLCEERGFFLEIADFVKGLGLTILKGVMEARKSKVWARFVVEANRDVTRMEIFLSLVRLLEQTAGGGIIPMNVNNVDATHTLLCQPSSIPATGL from the exons ATGAGCGGTTTTGAGATGTTCTCTCTGAGAGAAGTGCTTCGGCGCCTCTGTGCTGAGATCGGGTGGTCGTATGCAGTTTTTTGGAGGGCGATTGGGCCCTCTCACCGCAT GCTTTTGGTTTGGGAGGATGGGTGCTGTGGACATACATCAGGCATTTTGGGGTCTGAAGCTTCTGATTTACTACTTGAGGAGCATGGATTGGTTCAGAAGTTGCACAACCAACAAGCTGCTAAATATGGAAGTCAAACAGAGGAAAGTGTAAATGCGCTGGTAAGGAAGACGATGATGACGCAGGTTCATGTTATAGGAGATGG GATAGTAGGGGAAGCTGCTTTTACTGGAAATCATCGTTGGATTGTTCGAGATTCTTTAAAGGATTATGGATCTCTATCAaag GATGCTGATGAGATGAATCAGCAGTTTGCAGCTGGCATTCAG ACGATCGTTATCATTCCCATACTACCACGTGGTGTTTTGCAACTTGGCTCCACTCAGATG CTTATGGAAAATGTTGGTTTTTTAATACACACGAAGAATTTACTTTCACAATTAAATAATCGATCAGGGTCTTCATTTTCAAGACTAAGTTTAGATACCAATCCCTCCTTTGTTGAGCCTATCCTTCACTGCAGTAGACAGCTGGAAGGTGAAACAGTTGGAGCACGTGTATACACGAAGGCCAATCTGAGTCTTGGCAAGCAGGGAGTGACTAATGATAATGGATCTAAAATTCAGACTCAGCCTTCAGTAATGGACTCAGATTTTACTTCTCGCTTAACATCACTCGAAGAGCAGCTCTTATTCATGTCTCATGATGGATTATTAGAACCTGGAAATAATGCAGGATCAGCAGTACAGGGCACTGGAGCTGTTCGGTTAATATTGAATGGACGTGATAACCCTAATTTGCTTGAAGATTCCAACATTGTCTCACCACATTTGCAAAACAAGTTACTGAATACTGTAGACAGTCTTGGAAAGTTTGGATCACTTCTACATGGCAGTAATGAAATCACCAGGGTCTTATGTGCTAATTCATCTGGCACAGGGACAAGTCAAATGATAGACCAAAGATACAATAATGCAGAGAGTTCACAGCAAAATCAGCCTTCTTCGCCCTACAGAGTTACTCAAGCTGTTCCGATTGAGGGGAATGAGGGGAGACATGAAAATGATTTGGTTGAGGCTGCAGGACTAAGGCGTTCAATTCAAAATGATCGACAAACCCGTTCTATTGCAAATTCTATTGCAAATGAATCAAACAAGATTTATGCTACTGAAAATGGGAATGGCGTGAAGGATGAGAATGACTGCAAGCTTTCACATATAAGAACAGAGAAAACTTCACTTTTGCCTCTTGATCGTTCCATGGAAAGTGATCTGTTTGATATGTTGGGTCCCAAGTTTCGTCAGTTTCATGATGGTTCGGATAATAGCTTGGGTATAAATGCATTTATCCACTCGATTAAGTCTGACGCTTCTCCTGCATTTGATTCAGCAAATGATGATTTCTCTCAATCAGGAATTTTTTCTGTAGCTGACACTGACCAACTATTGGATGCAATAGTCTCAAGCATCAATCCAACTGCAAAACAGAATTCAGACGACAGTATATCCTGTAAAACTTCACAGACAGATATTCATAATTCTGCTTGTTACGGTGGATATGCGCCTTCATCAGAGGTGAAACAAGATGAGTTATCCTACCTTCCGCCTGTGCCTATCAAGAATGAGACAGCAATATCAAGTTATGTTAAACCACAATGCTCTCATCCTCAGAGTACTGGAGTTCACAAATCTCAGATCCATCTTTGGCTTGAAAGTGGCCAGAACATGAAATGTGATAGTATGCCGGCTTCAAATAGTAAAAAACTGGACATAACTGGTAAGGCAAATAGGAAGAGATCTAGACCAGGAGAAAGTCCGAGGCCACGGCCAAAAGATCGCCAAATGATACAAGACCGTATTAAGGAATTGAGGGAAATAGTACCAAATGGTGCGAAG TGTAGCATTGATGCCTTACTGGAGAAGACCATTAAACACATGCTTTTCTTGCAAAGTGTGACAAAGTATGCTGATAAACTCAAGGAAAAGGGGGAGTGTAAG ATAGTTGATAAGGATGGTGGTCTGCTCTTGAAAGACTGTTATGAAGGTGGTGCAACTTGGGCATTTGATGTTGGTTCTCAATCTATGATCTGCCCGATAATAGTGGAGGATCTCAACCAACCTCGCCAGATGCTCGTGGAG ATGCTTTGTGAGGAGCGAGGTTTCTTTCTGGAAATAGCTGACTTCGTCAAGGGTCTCGGATTGACCATCTTGAAGGGGGTGATGGAAGCACGTAAGAGTAAAGTCTGGGCTCGATTTGTTGTGGAG GCAAATAGGGACGTTACAAGAATGGAGATATTTCTATCACTTGTTCGCCTGTTGGAACAAACAGCCGGAGGCGGTATAATACCAATGAACGTCAATAATGTCGACGCGACTCACACATTGTTGTGCCAACCTAGTAGTATTCCCGCAACCGGCTTGTGA
- the LOC109722816 gene encoding BEL1-like homeodomain protein 1: protein MATYFHGGPDIQTDSLQTLYLMNPAYVGYSDASAAAAAPANMVLFNPAVNPMNPMSFAYSPAAAGQEPIRSPHPPPPTIGASPHDVSAVHGLVPGRVQYNLWTQPPPPTHQQGLSLSLSSREMSVSAAEATPNSGAPNATAAAAQSFLMGSKYLKAAQQLLDEMVNVGKGGRAAHDAAAGKGKSEDSDGGAEAGAVSGGGGQEEASAKRAAAELSTAEKQELQMKKAKLVNMLDEVEQRYRQYHHQMQIVISSFEAVAGRGSARTYTALALQTISKQFRCLRDAITGQIRATSKSLGEENAKTVGSRLRFVDHHLRQQRALQQLGMMQHNAWRPQRGLPERSVSILRAWLFEHFLHPYPKDSDKLMLAKQTGLTRSQVSNWFINARVRLWKPMVEEMYLEETKDHEQINNNNNNNNSNNSNSNTETGVENNSAENEPDAAPTARQETDAPKSARRGGGFKEKQSSAVPSYYDDDLSMRQQPKLKKLRSDEPVHAAIASSSHSIAGVDTKPNEMNNRALLMKFIESSGRSIGEEQSYHSLIAGATSNGGGGGGGGGGYGAYSMGEMGRFDSQNFAPRYSNNGVSLTLGLPHCENLSLSGGAHSSFLPSEGMPFGRRIEMSGNEAGEFCSIGNSSQAVNSPQPPNAYDINIQSRKRFAAQLMPDFVS, encoded by the exons ATGGCGACGTACTTCCACGGCGGCCCCGACATCCAAACCGACAGCCTACAAACCCTCTACCTCATGAACCCGGCCTACGTCGGCTACTCCGACGCCTCCGCTGCCGCAGCTGCTCCTGCCAACATGGTCCTCTTCAACCCCGCCGTGAACCCGATGAACCCCATGAGCTTCGCCTACTCTCCCGCCGCTGCCGGCCAAGAACCGATCCGTTCTCCGCATCCACCGCCTCCGACAATTGGCGCCTCCCCCCACGACGTCTCGGCGGTCCACGGCCTCGTCCCCGGGCGCGTCCAGTATAACCTGTGGACGCAGCCCCCGCCGCCGACGCACCAGCAAGGGCTGTCGCTGAGCCTGTCCTCGCGGGAGATGTCGGTGTCTGCAGCGGAGGCGACGCCGAATTCGGGGGCTCCGAATGCGACGGCAGCGGCAGCGCAGAGCTTCCTGATGGGGTCCAAGTACCTGAAGGCGGCGCAGCAGCTGCTGGACGAGATGGTCAACGTCGGGAAGGGAGGGAGAGCAGCTCATGACGCAGCGGCGGGGAAGGGGAAGAGCGAGGATTCCGACGGAGGAGCGGAGGCGGGGGCggtcagcggcggcggcgggcagGAGGAGGCGAGCGCGAAGAGAGCGGCGGCCGAGCTCTCGACCGCGGAGAAGCAGGAGCTTCAGATGAAGAAGGCCAAGCTTGTTAACATGCTCGACGAG GTAGAACAGAGGTACAGGCAATACCATCACCAAATGCAAATAGTGATCTCATCATTCGAAGCCGTGGCCGGTCGCGGTTCCGCGAGAACGTACACCGCACTCGCCCTCCAAACCATATCGAAGCAATTCCGGTGCCTCCGAGACGCCATCACCGGCCAAATAAGGGCCACTAGCAAAAGCCTCGGGGAGGAGAACGCCAAGACGGTGGGGTCGAGGCTCCGGTTCGTCGACCACCACCTCCGGCAGCAACGGGCCCTCCAGCAGCTCGGAATGATGCAGCACAACGCATGGCGGCCGCAGAGAGGGCTACCCGAGAGATCCGTCTCGATTCTTCGAGCGTGGCTCTTCGAGCACTTCCTTCACCC TTACCCAAAGGATTCGGACAAGCTCATGCTAGCGAAACAAACTGGTCTCACTCGGAGCCAG GTTTCAAATTGGTTCATAAATGCGAGGGTGCGGCTCTGGAAGCCGATGGTGGAGGAGATGTATTTGGAAGAAACCAAAGACCACGAACagatcaacaacaacaacaacaacaacaatagcaacaacagcaacagcaacacTGAGACCGGCGTAGAGAACAACAGCGCCGAGAACGAACCCGACGCCGCACCGACGGCTCGGCAAGAGACGGACGCACCGAAATCTGCGCGGCGGGGGGGAGGCTTCAAGGAGAAGCAGAGCAGCGCCGTGCCGAGCTACTACGACGACGACCTGTCAATGCGGCAACAACCGAAGCTCAAGAAGCTGAGGAGCGATGAGCCTGTTCACGCGGCCATCGCGTCGTCCTCGCACTCGATCGCGGGCGTCGATACGAAGCCCAACGAGATGAACAACCGCGCGCTGCTGATGAAGTTCATCGAGAGCAGCGGGAGGAGCATCGGGGAGGAGCAAAGCTACCACTCGCTGATAGCAGGGGCTACGAGcaacggaggaggaggaggaggaggaggaggagggtacGGTGCTTATTCGATGGGCGAGATGGGGAGGTTCGACTCGCAGAATTTCGCGCCGAGGTATTCGAACAATGGAGTGTCACTCACTCTGGGGCTGCCACACTGTGAGAACTTATCTCTATCAGGAGGAGCGCACTCATCGTTCCTGCCCAGTGAGGGGATGCCATTTGGGAGGAGGATTGAGATGAGCGGCAACGAGGCCGGTGAGTTTTGCAGCATCGGCAACAGTAGCCAAGCAGTGAACTCTCCCCAGCCTCCAAATGCTTACGATATCAATATTCAGAGCAGGAAGAGGTTTGCTGCTCAATTAATGCCAGATTTTGTGTCCTAG